One genomic window of Polyangium aurulentum includes the following:
- a CDS encoding sensor histidine kinase, with translation MDPNQPIDEGALLALPAQERVAAVFRESGYEVEQRVGDAEGTVDWFAIPKTGFVRPRTYFRTLPEPPEDVGAALAELEADREKTGADRAIAIVMAGKLPAGYELDLIGRTANLITFRRWFLEVSEIADQVREYVQRFERSGDHEGYLPRRARLASGQEIDVDGYIDAWLEDADAPSLIIEGSGATTTLNQAVYRAAKRFQSDPENVTPFMVLFGEISLHIFTAQAGFAVPAFRLASWDAPIRARSLYARTRPTKQSPQTPTAIVLDLIPPTADAVCRWFKQQLAGTPDAERVEAAYKRSKDLSRLLRTMSNLEPFLNAVRSRARSETPSEIDTWIASTMVAYMQQIESDIVERSGDDSLAELEDAALRQFALSSELDSIDTGRYILALHGWIDPRRKGFSNDLVRDYFLAKKIVSEVRAGNEELLLRYQFPQSVFLYLTLLAPDVAARLTGGAVGRMEEKIREEAERIAQLGFAHRLNRPVGAMRQYLGEIRDALGKDKRAELARPFARLEEEISYIANLAEKTRIWESGPSGTKQEVALRPLVEDELGPLQQHHTGVTCILDIPGEMRVLAIPEALHEALHCLLENAFHAATSSGSASSPRVTVSARRIGEVARLDVRDNGDGVDPADRDAIFIPFKTNKTGGTGKPRGTGLGLAIAKRFVEGMGGRIGLDADEPETCFFIELVAWKEGV, from the coding sequence ATGGATCCGAATCAGCCGATCGACGAGGGCGCACTCCTCGCCCTTCCCGCGCAGGAGCGGGTGGCCGCGGTCTTTCGCGAGTCCGGCTACGAGGTCGAGCAGCGTGTCGGGGACGCCGAGGGGACGGTCGACTGGTTCGCGATCCCCAAGACGGGGTTCGTCCGGCCGAGGACGTACTTCCGGACGCTCCCCGAGCCGCCCGAGGACGTGGGGGCGGCGCTCGCGGAGCTCGAAGCCGACCGGGAGAAGACGGGGGCAGACCGCGCGATTGCGATCGTGATGGCGGGCAAGCTGCCCGCTGGATACGAGCTCGATCTCATCGGGCGGACCGCGAATCTGATCACGTTCCGGCGGTGGTTTCTCGAGGTCTCGGAAATCGCGGACCAGGTGCGCGAGTACGTCCAGCGCTTCGAGCGCTCGGGCGACCACGAAGGCTACTTGCCACGGCGGGCGCGGCTGGCTTCGGGCCAGGAGATCGATGTGGATGGATACATAGACGCCTGGTTGGAAGACGCCGACGCGCCGTCGTTGATCATCGAAGGTAGTGGCGCGACGACTACCTTGAACCAGGCAGTGTACCGCGCGGCCAAACGTTTTCAGAGCGATCCGGAAAACGTCACGCCTTTCATGGTGCTGTTCGGCGAGATTTCATTACATATTTTTACCGCACAAGCCGGCTTTGCTGTGCCAGCGTTCCGTCTTGCATCATGGGATGCCCCGATCAGAGCGCGGAGCTTGTACGCGCGAACCAGGCCGACCAAACAATCGCCGCAGACTCCAACTGCCATCGTGCTGGACCTGATACCTCCGACAGCCGATGCAGTGTGCCGCTGGTTCAAGCAACAGCTCGCGGGGACTCCTGATGCAGAGCGGGTGGAGGCAGCGTACAAAAGGTCGAAGGATCTATCTCGACTCTTGCGCACAATGTCGAACCTGGAACCTTTTCTGAACGCCGTCCGTTCGCGGGCGCGCTCTGAGACGCCGAGCGAAATCGATACGTGGATCGCGTCCACGATGGTTGCCTACATGCAACAGATAGAATCCGACATCGTCGAGCGAAGCGGGGACGATTCGTTAGCAGAGCTAGAAGACGCCGCACTGCGACAGTTTGCGCTCAGCTCGGAGTTGGATTCAATCGATACTGGACGATACATCCTTGCCCTTCACGGTTGGATTGACCCCCGACGCAAAGGGTTCAGCAACGACCTCGTTCGTGACTACTTCCTAGCCAAAAAAATCGTCAGCGAAGTCCGTGCCGGCAACGAGGAGCTCCTCCTCCGCTACCAGTTCCCGCAGTCCGTCTTCCTTTACCTGACCCTCCTCGCCCCCGACGTCGCCGCCCGGCTCACAGGCGGAGCCGTCGGCCGCATGGAGGAAAAGATCCGCGAAGAAGCCGAGCGCATCGCGCAGCTCGGCTTCGCGCACCGATTGAACCGCCCCGTCGGCGCGATGCGCCAGTATCTCGGCGAGATCCGCGACGCGCTCGGCAAGGACAAGCGCGCCGAACTCGCCCGCCCCTTCGCCCGGCTGGAAGAGGAGATCAGCTACATCGCCAACCTCGCCGAGAAGACGCGCATCTGGGAGTCAGGTCCCTCGGGCACGAAGCAAGAGGTCGCCCTGCGCCCTCTCGTCGAAGACGAGCTCGGCCCGCTCCAGCAGCATCATACCGGCGTCACGTGCATCCTCGACATCCCTGGCGAGATGCGCGTCCTCGCCATTCCCGAAGCCCTCCACGAGGCCCTGCACTGCCTCCTGGAGAACGCATTCCACGCCGCCACCTCCAGCGGCAGCGCATCCAGCCCGCGCGTCACCGTCTCCGCCCGCCGCATCGGCGAGGTCGCCCGCCTCGACGTCCGCGACAATGGCGATGGCGTCGACCCCGCCGATCGCGACGCCATCTTCATCCCCTTCAAGACCAACAAGACGGGCGGCACCGGCAAGCCGCGGGGGACCGGGCTCGGCCTCGCCATTGCCAAGCGCTTCGTCGAAGGCATGGGCGGCCGGATCGGCCTGGACGCCGACGAGCCCGAAACATGCTTCTTCATCGAGCTGGTGGCATGGAAGGAGGGCGTATGA
- a CDS encoding Shedu anti-phage system protein SduA domain-containing protein translates to MSDAVPKRILLVEDDNQNAEDYREWLKAAGYEVARAEAAEDGLSLAASSKPDAVVLDLQIPSQPRRTDEHIDHGLRTLEGLLRDDPFRPIVVATAHSRNRELMRQVMQRNRGGQFLFKDEPDLKGNLLRSVAVALASPVYVASRTVRAFEALVEGNKKEDAYRDFLKNNWRILLGPKYRDCSSPHEVGRGAKVDLLFVRHDGFPDLWELKRPDQPVFEAYNDHRLHQSKECSTAVGQIIEYIDLAEKVTGGPAASYEAQRGLRVQLHRPRGFVVIGRRKDERERDRLALENSFYAGITILTYDDLIEGAREILTFLRDYRNGEADR, encoded by the coding sequence ATGAGCGACGCGGTGCCCAAGCGAATCCTCCTCGTCGAGGACGACAATCAGAACGCCGAAGACTACAGGGAGTGGCTGAAGGCCGCAGGCTACGAGGTCGCGCGCGCCGAGGCCGCAGAGGACGGCCTCTCCCTCGCCGCCTCGTCGAAGCCGGACGCGGTCGTCCTGGACCTCCAGATCCCTTCCCAGCCCCGGCGAACGGATGAGCACATCGACCACGGCCTGCGGACCCTCGAAGGTCTGCTCCGCGACGATCCGTTCCGCCCCATCGTCGTCGCCACCGCCCACAGCCGCAACCGCGAGCTCATGCGCCAGGTGATGCAGCGCAACCGCGGCGGGCAGTTCCTGTTCAAGGACGAGCCCGATCTCAAAGGCAACCTGCTGCGCTCCGTCGCGGTCGCCCTGGCGAGCCCCGTCTACGTCGCCAGCCGCACCGTTCGGGCCTTCGAGGCGCTCGTGGAGGGCAACAAGAAGGAGGACGCCTACCGCGACTTCCTCAAGAACAACTGGCGCATCCTCCTGGGACCGAAGTACCGCGATTGCAGCTCCCCGCACGAGGTTGGCCGCGGGGCCAAGGTCGATCTGCTCTTCGTCCGGCACGACGGGTTCCCCGACCTCTGGGAGCTCAAGCGGCCCGATCAGCCCGTGTTCGAGGCCTACAACGATCATCGCCTCCACCAGAGCAAGGAGTGCTCGACCGCCGTCGGGCAGATCATCGAGTACATCGATCTCGCAGAGAAGGTGACTGGCGGTCCGGCAGCCAGTTACGAGGCCCAGCGTGGCCTCCGTGTGCAGCTCCACCGACCTCGCGGGTTCGTCGTCATCGGTCGCAGAAAAGACGAACGGGAGCGCGATCGCCTCGCCCTCGAGAACAGCTTCTACGCCGGGATCACCATCCTGACCTACGACGACCTCATCGAGGGAGCGCGCGAGATCCTCACGTTCCTGCGCGACTACCGGAACGGAGAGGCCGACCGCTGA
- a CDS encoding gluconokinase — translation MIILLMGVAGAGKTAIGRRLAAEIGISFHDADAFHSPANVDKMRRGLPLDDADRAPWILALSMAIDKWKSAGEDAVLACSALRAAHRDVLLGDRKDIHLVHLVVPPEVARARVARRRGHYMKQNMIDSQFEALEPPEDALSVDATAPPDAIVARIRSMLGR, via the coding sequence ATGATCATCCTCCTCATGGGCGTCGCCGGCGCGGGCAAGACCGCGATCGGGCGCAGGCTCGCGGCCGAGATCGGCATCTCGTTCCACGACGCCGACGCGTTTCATTCGCCCGCGAACGTCGACAAGATGCGCCGCGGCCTGCCCCTCGACGACGCCGACCGCGCGCCGTGGATCCTTGCGCTCTCCATGGCCATCGACAAATGGAAGAGCGCGGGCGAGGACGCGGTGCTCGCCTGCTCCGCCCTGCGCGCCGCGCATCGGGACGTGCTGCTCGGCGACCGGAAGGACATCCACCTCGTCCACCTCGTCGTGCCGCCCGAGGTCGCCCGCGCGCGCGTGGCCCGCCGGAGGGGGCACTACATGAAGCAGAACATGATCGACAGCCAGTTCGAGGCGCTCGAGCCCCCCGAGGACGCGCTCAGCGTCGACGCCACGGCGCCGCCGGACGCCATCGTCGCGCGCATCCGGTCCATGCTCGGCCGTTGA
- a CDS encoding PD40 domain-containing protein encodes MPRPLPSRRGGALPASIALITPTLAAVLFAACTASPPTGFEPSGTGSSSGGNGGEGGDLFGDAGPPTGLAVVPDSAILSVNLPVGSQGVQFSCIDRATGKALPSPKWQLSSPSLGTLSSDGFFTPIGTRVGSVDVVCAAEGLTAATPLKVVVHTVDDGVKATPEQKEVLRGEPGPVDLGFRYLYPYDKTVFPRGVLAPELHIDAGGGQPQMYYVRAFAADVEYEAFLPPPSYPHQFTIPQDVWEALSNTAAGKSIEVRVAKLVGGKKYGPIVRTLNVAKGDLHGVIYYNTYDSPLAGSGAIMRIKGNSVVPEVAIGNCTVCHSVASDGSTIASSMGTFDLTQGGSPVNLWADTMAAFAALYPKGGTVLVTNGSPPGGGIIPGTAPALSELRTRDGMLIPNSGVELLYAQSPVFSHDGKRLAFTDRQATPPFASTLSMLAYDAAAQKFSDYEVLGIPPNGHHYSWPAFTPDNRFVIFQDGVGEDLVTWAGNTGRLLAIDTQSGKLVDLARLNADAYAPAGLRDLNLNYEPTIAPVASGGFFWVMFTSRRTYGNELTGGTDSTKRLWISALDIDPDTGKDFSHPAFYVSGQEASSGNSRGFWALDPCKAEGTSCVTGDECCQGGCNATPDGSSFVCGPPGECSDEYEACETSADCCDPGAQCIGGKCTLVVPT; translated from the coding sequence ATGCCTCGACCCCTGCCCTCGCGACGCGGCGGCGCGCTGCCCGCAAGCATTGCTTTGATCACCCCCACCCTCGCGGCGGTCCTGTTCGCCGCCTGCACCGCGTCGCCCCCGACCGGGTTCGAGCCCTCGGGCACGGGGAGCAGCTCGGGGGGCAACGGCGGCGAGGGCGGTGACCTGTTCGGCGACGCCGGCCCGCCCACGGGGCTCGCGGTGGTGCCTGACAGCGCCATCCTCAGCGTCAATCTCCCCGTCGGGAGCCAGGGCGTGCAGTTCTCCTGCATCGACCGCGCGACCGGCAAGGCCCTGCCCTCCCCCAAATGGCAGCTCTCCTCCCCCTCGCTCGGCACCCTCTCGTCCGATGGGTTCTTCACGCCAATCGGCACGCGGGTCGGCTCGGTCGACGTCGTCTGCGCCGCCGAGGGCCTGACGGCGGCGACGCCGCTCAAGGTGGTCGTTCACACGGTGGACGACGGCGTGAAGGCGACGCCCGAGCAGAAAGAGGTCCTGCGCGGCGAGCCCGGGCCGGTCGATCTGGGCTTCCGCTATCTCTATCCGTACGACAAGACCGTCTTCCCCCGCGGCGTGCTCGCGCCCGAGCTGCACATCGATGCGGGCGGCGGGCAGCCGCAGATGTATTACGTCCGCGCCTTTGCCGCCGACGTCGAGTACGAGGCGTTCCTGCCCCCGCCGAGCTACCCCCACCAGTTCACGATCCCGCAGGACGTGTGGGAGGCCTTGTCGAACACGGCGGCCGGCAAGTCGATCGAGGTGCGCGTCGCCAAGCTCGTGGGCGGCAAGAAATACGGACCTATCGTGCGCACGCTGAACGTCGCCAAGGGCGATCTGCACGGGGTCATCTATTACAACACCTACGACTCGCCCCTCGCCGGCAGCGGCGCGATCATGCGCATCAAGGGCAACTCGGTCGTGCCAGAGGTGGCCATCGGCAACTGCACCGTCTGCCACAGCGTCGCGTCCGACGGCTCCACCATCGCCTCCTCGATGGGCACCTTCGATCTCACGCAGGGCGGCTCGCCGGTCAACCTCTGGGCGGACACGATGGCCGCCTTCGCGGCCCTCTACCCCAAGGGCGGCACGGTGCTCGTGACAAACGGCTCGCCCCCGGGGGGCGGCATCATCCCGGGCACCGCGCCGGCGCTGAGCGAGCTGCGCACGCGCGATGGCATGCTGATCCCGAACAGCGGCGTCGAGCTGCTCTACGCGCAGTCCCCCGTGTTCTCGCACGACGGCAAGCGCCTCGCCTTCACCGACAGGCAGGCGACGCCGCCCTTCGCGAGCACGCTGTCGATGCTCGCGTACGACGCCGCGGCGCAGAAGTTCTCCGATTACGAGGTGCTCGGCATCCCCCCGAACGGCCACCATTACTCCTGGCCCGCGTTCACGCCCGACAACCGCTTCGTCATCTTCCAGGACGGCGTGGGCGAGGATCTCGTCACCTGGGCCGGCAACACCGGGCGGCTGCTCGCGATCGACACGCAGAGCGGCAAGCTCGTGGATCTCGCGCGCCTGAACGCCGACGCCTACGCGCCCGCCGGGCTGCGCGACCTGAACCTCAACTACGAGCCCACCATCGCGCCCGTCGCCTCGGGCGGGTTTTTCTGGGTCATGTTCACGTCGCGGCGCACCTACGGCAACGAGCTCACCGGCGGGACCGACTCCACCAAGCGGCTCTGGATCTCGGCCCTCGACATCGATCCCGACACGGGCAAGGACTTCTCGCACCCGGCCTTCTACGTCTCCGGTCAGGAGGCCTCGAGCGGCAACAGCCGCGGGTTCTGGGCGCTCGACCCCTGCAAGGCCGAGGGGACCTCGTGCGTGACGGGCGACGAGTGCTGCCAGGGCGGATGCAACGCGACCCCCGACGGCTCGAGCTTCGTCTGCGGCCCTCCCGGCGAGTGCT